One stretch of Arachis hypogaea cultivar Tifrunner chromosome 20, arahy.Tifrunner.gnm2.J5K5, whole genome shotgun sequence DNA includes these proteins:
- the LOC140182991 gene encoding disease resistance protein RPP13-like yields the protein MGGLGKTTLAKQVYDDRKVHKRFKIHAWVSVSHPFQIEELLKDLVHQLHNVIRKLAPEEVGQMRSDKLKEVIKNLLQQSRYLIVLDDVWHINVWDSVKLAFPNNNRGSREMLTTHNKNVTLYSCYGHFAGTDN from the coding sequence ATGGGAGGCTTGGGGAAAACTACATTGGCAAAGCAAGTCTATGATGATCGCAAAGTGCATAAGCGTTTCAAGATTCATGCTTGGGTTAGTGTCTCTCATCCTTTCCAAATAGAAGAACTCCTCAAAGACCTTGTTCACCAGCTCCATAATGTCATTCGCAAACTAGCTCCTGAAGAAGTTGGACAAATGAGAAGTGACAAGTTGAAAGAGGTGATCAAGAATCTACTTCAGCAAAGTAGGTACCTCATTGTGCTGGATGATGTCTGGCATATAAATGTCTGGGATTCAGTCAAACTTGCTTTTCCTAATAACAACCGAGGAAGTAGAGAAATGCTTACCACGCACAACAAAAACGTAACATTGTATTCCTGCTATGGCCATTTCGCAGGAACCGACAACTAG